Genomic DNA from Roseiconus lacunae:
GGAAACGAAGTGATGACCCATTCGCTTACATTCCCTTGCATATCGTAAATTCCAAGAGGGTTCGGAGCCTTTGAACCAACCGGCTGAACACCTTCGGTTTCCAGATTGAAGAACGCCAATTTTCTTAACTGATCGTCCTTCCAAAAGTATCCTGTGCCTCCCGCTTTGCACGCTTTGATCCATTCTGATTCAAGAGGCAGACGGTATGGTCGATCCGTCAGCAGACTAAGCCACTTCGTGTATTGTTTTGCCGCAAAGAGTGTCATTGAGTAAGCGGGGCATTGAAGAGACTCAGCCCCCGCGAAACGATCTTGCGGATTGTAAACCTCGGTCGGAGCGGACACGGCATCCACCCGATCAGGCTCGGTGAAATCGGGTCGAGTTCGATCAGCCTTGAATACGCTGTACATTGCCGCGTACTCGCGGTACTCGCGAAGCGTTACCTCGAACTTGCCGATCCAGAATGGTTGTATCTTCCGGTATGGATCGCCAGGAACCGGGATCATCTCGAATTCTATCTCGGTGCCGGGAATGTTCTGACTGTATGGAACCATGAATCCCTGTTTCGTTTCAACCGCGCGACCCACATGCGGTTGATTCGCCAAGAGGCCTGAGTTTTGCCCGTCGTTCGCCGGCGCCGAGTGCATCGACAAACTAGTGAGCAAGATAACGCACAGTCCTAAGCACTTCGAGCGGCGAACTAAGCCAAGCGGTGCCGGCGTGATCGAGACGAAGAAGACAGGTGTGTAGAGTGGATTTTTGGGGCTTAATTGCATGGATTGTCCTTCACGACCGAAATAAAACCCGCCGTGCTTAATTCGTTCAAGCCGTCGTCGGCATCCTGTCAGACTCAAGTATCCTGCTTCGTCGGTCACCGCAATGTTGCCATGATTGTATCAAACGAGTTTTGAGCGGAGCGACTTTGGCAAGCGACCGAAGCGGTGGATTGTCATGCAGGATTCGACTGACCGCTGCGTTGACAGTCCCTTCCGGATTGGTACGCCGTACTCGGGCGTGGCTGAGATATCGCCGATGAATGCCGTTGTATAACTGGAGACGTTTTTTTGCGGGGGCTAATTGTGACCTACACTTCAGCGACCTGCGGTCATTTTTTCGACAGGTGGGCGTTCGGTGTTACGGTGATGATCTCAAGATGCAGAAATTTCTGAATTTCGTACTGATCTTCACGGGAGTCGCGGCCGCCATCGCCATCTGTTGTCCGATGCTGGTGGTGTTGGGGTTTCTCGCACTCATCCTTCCCGGCTTGGTGTTGCTCACCGCTCCCACCGTGTTCGTCTACCTGGCGACCGCGGTCGGTCTTCAACGAATGCTGACTGTAAAATTGGGCGGGGCCTCGTATCCGATCGCCATTTTGCTCGCGATCGGACTTGGCTGGTTCGTTGTGCAACCGATTCGATCGTCCGCGATATCGGAGTTTCGATCGAATGACCTGCCCGACGTGATTCCGCGTGAACCCATTGTCTTGAGTGGACATGTCTACGTTGCAAATGACGACCTGTATCGGTCGCCTAAATGTGACTACCTCTGCACAATGTTATTAAATCTACCGGGTGTGCAGTCGGTCACCATCGAGGGCACCGGTCGGAAGGGCCGCAATCACGACCAATCCGTTGCAGCGTTCGCCTTGGTCCGTCCCGGAGCGAATGCAGAACCTGGCGTGTTTCCTTCCCGCCCCGGTCAGCTTATTCGCAAACATCCGGCGCTTAGGCGACGAGTGAAGGGGAATGATCTAACTAAGGTCGAAAAGTCACTTGAAGCCGATTGGGCGCTGCGTCTTTCCGGTGCAGAGCGAATCGTTGCGGCGATGCCAATACCTGTCAATGAAGCCGATTGGATCGTGCGATTGGTTTCAACCCACAGCAAACAAAATCCACGAATCGAACGAGTGGAAATTGCCCGTATGGGTAACGATATTCGGTATCGCAAGAGTGAAATTCGTCATTTCGTACCAGGCAAACTATTCTATATCGGCTTTGATATTCGATCCGCCGCGGCAATGAGTTCCAATGCTTCGTTTTGTCTTGGCGGACGTGATTGGAGGTCATCGGATCAGTCAATCAATTTAGAATCGACGTTGTTGGAAGCTATCGAGTTACCTCGTCTCACGAAGCTTGACGACGCCCGCCATCGGTTGCGGTCGGAAGTCCAACGTGCGATCGACGATCCCAATGCAAGCCCAGCGAGGCTCGAACTCGCCCGACGTTGGCTTTCGCTATTTTTCTTTGACGCGACCGAAGACGACCATGCGTTAATCGCCCGCATCGTCGGCGATCGGCGTGTCAAAGACATTGCCGGCCCGATCGAGAGCGTCTATTCCCAAGGCAGCACGCCGATCGAACTCGCAATCGCCTACGCGAAACGAATCACATTTGATGACGCGACCGTAGAAGAACGATCGCTGTTGGCGAAAGACTTAGCGTCGATGCCGGCGGGCACGTTTGCCAATCCTGATCCGACATACCTCGACATCTGGACTCACCCAGAGCTTTATGAACAGGCTGGTCCGTTCCTGTCGCGAGTCGCTGATCTCGGTGCGCCGCGTGCAATGCCGATCCTTCGCGATGCGCTTGGTCATGTGGCGACCAAAGACAATTGGAATCAACGACGCGCGATGGTCAAGGGGATTCGAGACGCTTACGCATCACTTGGTCCTGCCGCAAAGCAGGATGCCGCAATGATTCGCAGGCTGGTCTTGCTACGTCGCTCGCCGATCACGTCCGGCTTCAAAGACGTACAAGCATGGCGTCTGACCTTGGCACAAATGGGAGTCCCCATCGATGACTTGCCATTCTTTCCTCATTCAAGCCGGCAACAAATCAACCGAACAAAAACTCAAATTCGCGATCGTCTGCAACGTATTCAAGCGGAGATCTAAGAAGCGTCGACCTAAAGGCATTTGCCACGTCAGACACACGATTCGATTTTCGCGCTACTGATTGCACTCGTCACTGGAGCCAATCGCGTTCCGATGGGGATGGCCAATGATCGGGAACAACGAACCACT
This window encodes:
- a CDS encoding formylglycine-generating enzyme family protein; translation: MQLSPKNPLYTPVFFVSITPAPLGLVRRSKCLGLCVILLTSLSMHSAPANDGQNSGLLANQPHVGRAVETKQGFMVPYSQNIPGTEIEFEMIPVPGDPYRKIQPFWIGKFEVTLREYREYAAMYSVFKADRTRPDFTEPDRVDAVSAPTEVYNPQDRFAGAESLQCPAYSMTLFAAKQYTKWLSLLTDRPYRLPLESEWIKACKAGGTGYFWKDDQLRKLAFFNLETEGVQPVGSKAPNPLGIYDMQGNVSEWVITSFPTGRPGREERPSTKHSEVLPPVWIAKGGNFASRLEECLPAHRFTITEDEWDEEATFPNSVTWLGSYSDRTKIGFRVVRQLGELDKVEMSKFWDVANPSYDELIEFKLESGRGARGSVNKETFGKMKDASEKMQAWID